Below is a genomic region from Phragmites australis chromosome 20, lpPhrAust1.1, whole genome shotgun sequence.
actgttcacctccccgagcactctctcccgagcactcttgcatggaCCCTTGGGGGTTGATGCGTGCagccccgatcactctctcccgagcactcttgcatggaccctcggggaaccgagtgctcgggggttgacacgcgcagccccgagcactctctcccggaacttagctctcctgatcgtcgagggactagggtgctcgggggggaccgtacacctccccgagcactttcttcccggtacttggattccgtggatcatcgaggaactggggtactcgggggccaccgaccgtggccccgagcaccttctcccgggacttgaccttttcccaccctacaggagagacctcgcgggatggcgccatgtggtggatggctggcctggcctcgggattcggggacccccggttcccgatacaccgacagtagcccccgggcccattggtaggcaatagcccagagactgcggatgggcccttcgtcgcgaacgaggctgaagccgacgcggacgccacgtggcgagctTTCAGAAGGTGGTTCCTTCGGTCCGGACCTtcggtacggcccaacggggagctgagtggacacgcgtccacacaactcccgaagggtatgacaacgggacgggcggtgCGTGATGACAGAGCAGGAGGCACGCGCGGCAGCCACGCAAAATcaaggaaaatacgcctggcaaccgctgacaccgcacgacctgtgggagactcgcctggtggttgcgtcgatcgaggaaaacGTCCCGCCGAGTGTGCTGTGGCAGGAGTCGTTTGAATTCCCTGAGGTATAAAacgaggaggggagcgaaccgccctcctctttacgccatctcgtgaTCCAGCCCTTGCTTTCTTCACGCTCTTGAGCACATCCCCTTCTCCACCGTCCAGACCATCTCCCGCCCCGACGAAATgccgagagcaggaggaagccgccgcaaCAGGACTCCCGACGGCGTGCTGCCAGAGTCTTGCCTAtcgaacgaagaggcggcggggaagatccggaagttgttggtccccgagggccagcagggggccctggtggtgacgccggtgaacttcccgccggcgacgacctgCCAGGGGTGCATCGTCCtgttcacctcctttgtggcggctgggctggtgccgccgttctccacgttctttcttcaaatcctcgacacctacgggattcagctggtgcacctgagccccaattcggtcatcatcctggcggtcttcgcccacttctgcgagatgttcgtgggagtgccgccatCGGTGACACTCTTCCGGCATTTCTTTGCGCTACGATCtgtcgggaagaagagggggttctccaccgcggacgtcgtgggctgctgcagcttccggctgcgggacggcctgggggagcgatacatcccccaggtgctgcgaagcaagtgggaggaatggcggcgCGATTGGTTCTACGTCAACGTCGACCCCCACAACCGTCTCACCctaccggaggtggcggcggagccccagaaggtgacttgggaggtgccgccgccgacgGACGCGCGGCTGGAGCCGGTCTTAGAGCGCATCGGGTTCCTGCGTGACGCCGGTCTCACCTCGGTGATgctggtggcggacttcctacGCCGCCACTTGGCGCcgctgcgggagcgggcccggccttgctggctctacaccggccccgaggacatcacccggacccagatcggcgtgGACTGGGACCTGGGCATGGCGGATttgaggggcatgctccgggtggtgaccggggtggatgagatgagccgggcggagctcccgtggaaagaaatggcgctctgcgccaatcctgagcgggtggcgatccaggcgaaactgccggagttcgacgcccaggggttggtcgaccggccgaggcgccggagtcctgaggccactgagatccccgggttggatgaggcggccggcgaggaggccgcaagtgGTCCGGCGCggactggtggcccgggcgccgcgagcggtGAGCCGCAGGCCAAAAGTGGGGttgctgcgggcagcagccaccgcactggaggaggaggcaccgccgacagcggggcggcgctggcgccggaggaccgggggaagcacCCCCGGCTCTTTATTCTTGTCCCGGAGTCCCCGTCGTCGCTGTTGCCAGGCGAGGGGGGAAGCCGGGATGGCCAGCCGCCCATCGCGgggccgtcggcgggggcggTATCTTTGGTTTTGGAACCGCACTTTGGTCTGCTTGGGCCTGATCCGGCGCCCAGAGATCACGCGGTGGCCCCGCAgaacccccggcggaagagaaggagggaggactccgggccagcgccatcgagcccggagttcaggatcccAGCAGCAAGATGGCAGTATCGAAGACCCACAACCACGTAAGTTTCGTCCTTCAttctttcttgggcgtgctttGCCCGAACTGAGTTCTGaattttgatcttgttcttctcctgcaggccgcctacgggcgccgctgagagccaggggcggccggaggcgccgaggccggcgccagcccccgagccgagcgcgcccgaaCCGAGGGCACCGGCGGAGCCAGGGTTGGCaagcgcggcggcggagacggggCCGACGAACGCGGCAGCGGTGCCGGGGCtgacggacgcggcggcggtgccggggCCGATGGACGCGGTGGCGGAGCTGGGGCCGGCGGACGTGGCGGCCGAGAAGGGGCCGGCGAATGCGGTGGCCGAGACAGAGACGCAGCTGCCGCCCGGGTGTCCGGCGCCATCCGAGCCCACCCCAAGTGCGCCGAGCGCGGGGCGAGTGACCGCGTGGCAGTTTTCGGAGGCCCCGAGCCCCCCGGGGGAgtctcgcaggggacccagcgcccagctgCCGCCCAGCCAACCCGCCGAACCTCTCCCGGTCATGCTTGGGAGCACCCGGGAGGTGAttgggcggctggaggcggccgtagcgGAGGAGATCGCGCAGCgagaggcggagcgcgccgctCTGGCCACGGAAAGAGCGCAGCTTGCGGCGGCGCGCGCTGCCAATGAGGACGAGCGGCACACCACGCAGGAGGGCcggaaggccttggaggaggcccgcgcggaggtcgcgcgggagcggaaggCTTTGGAGGACACCCAcacggaggtcgcgcgggagcgggaagacgttgcccgcctggccgaggcgtcgcgacagcaggctgccgaggcccttgcctaggagaggcaggcgcaggagcgggaggaggcgatgGGGAACCGCGAGAGGGCGGCAGAGGCCTTGCAGGCCGACCTAGCTCGCCAGAAAGGTGAAGTCGACCGGACCCGCGCCGAGCTCCAACACTGGGCGGAGGAACTCCAGGACGTCGATGGGGATCTCCAACGCCGTGAGGAGGATGTCGCGATCAGGGAGACCGACGCCGAGATAACGGCGGCGgacttgggcgcccgggaggacctGCTAGCCAgccgggagacggaggctgccgaggcggcggcggccactgctgctagggaggagcggaTCGCCAAGTCCGAGGCGCAGTTGgccgcccgcgagcaggccctgtcCGTCCTGGCGGGGCAGGTAAAGCTGGCCGTGGGCCATGCACCCGGcgccggctcttctggcgcggtcgggggccaggggctcgaggaacGGCTGCGGATCacgaaggaggagctcgaggccgcctcggtcgcacgggccagcctgcagctgatgctggaggacaccctccggcggatgcagcggtccgtgGCGGCGTCCGGACTCGGGCAACTTATCATGGAGACGAAGGTGGGAGGCCTTGGCCGGTACGCCCTAGGCTTCTagcaggtctgcgagcaccTCGAGgtgctgccctgggccgtccaggaactcgctgcccgggaggggcgtggcttggccctagcagtggccgaacacgtcctggcttgctaccggagccgagacccgaacttcccgctggagccggcttaggaaggggtggttgaagacgaggaggaggctacccgggaggcagttcggagcaccgccgccgcggtggcgaCCGGTTtcaagcgggaggtgccgccgtcCCCAGTCCCGAGGAGCGGCCACgaaggctccgactccgactccgactaggcttttgtagtagttttttcttcttcttttctttttgacttaaTGTAAAtgtgggagtgatccctcagaatagctatcCTTCTTtatgaatataatggaagcctttctttggggtcgcaactccagtattttTGAGTTCTTAGCGTTGTTTCcgttgttttcacttgatgccccgaggagtactcagttgGACCGACCctgacctttccttccccgagaacgaagtcttcccgaccgtccttctcggtgcgttcagcccccgagccctcgcgagtctgcaacggctaagtcaaaagacaaaggcatgaacttccttgctcgggagatagatcgatccagcacggagcacgccatgaccggtgaacacttttccaccttgcgaccactcattTAGCAGACTGGAGATGCGCgtgggcgggaatgcgaccaagagtccccatggttcggtggtgcccgggcttaggacggaccggaccgagcaccgacaacacgtccctgaggcctaggctccggactactcgagcggctcgagcgataggattacccagggcgcccagggactcggtagtgctcggggccctaaaagcggaacgaacaccacgaccaccatgaaagacttcgatcagacATCACCGCACGTACgatacacctttctacggaccgttctgtcgttctaggaaaaagtggacacgcggtagggttttgtgcgcgaggagaccatctcaccgagcagattagagtacgagggcccccgaggacgactcgggaacaaaatattattgaaagaAAATTCGTCtaaatttaaccactcaccggacagctgtcagcatttcggccaaccgatccaggaggggcatgcgctccgagctcggggtgcccggggacttggttcccggGGCCGTGAGGCCCGAGCACCAGGGGGCGTGTGAGGAGCTTGGGAtcaggtgatctcgaccactcaagCCTGAGCaataggaccacccgaggaccctttgggccgagcagcgacctaggcactgaggccctcgcggtcgagctgcttttgcttttgattgtcgatctgtgacttgacaaaaaatagagatattctttgcttggtgcgctctgttagtgcggtactcattatagactggtctcgtttttgacccgagacctctcgaatacccagaccggcggacaaaagcaggcagaggcatagcccagaggtcctatggttcggtggcgcccgggtatgacagaccagaccaagcaccgacagcccgcccctggagcctaggctccggactactcaagtggctcgagcgataagattacccgagaaccccaggggctcggtagtgcccgggagcctgccacgacaccgaacgccacagcctaccacatcagacgtaagtcagcagcaactgcccACGCGCATAccaatcgggattcttttatcagcggggaaaaggagagagcgaactttttctcgcacaattgagaatctcaccagacagattaaacatatggaatccaaagaaaagaaaattcgacatttgacataaggattgctcattgatatacatactgaattgacaatctttttacaaggttgggtgacttacccagttagtgatAGCCCCCGATCAACTTGGGCGgagggggaagcccccggcctggttgacctgagtcgcgagcatggccatctacgggtagaacttacgtaggtgctcgatgttccacgggttggggagcggctgcccatcctccgtcgccaaccggaaagagccttctcgcgggacaccgatcacggtgatggggccttcccacataggggagagcttattctttccttcgcacgactggacgcgtcggagaactagatcccccacctcgagagattgggcccggacatggcgctgatgatagcgccgcaggctttgctggtagcgggctgctcggaccaccggtgctcttccaaatagtcaacatcgtcgcgcctctgctgctcctggtcgccttcggagtaggcatgcacccgaggggagcctagagtgagctcagaggggaggaccgcctcagcgccgtacacgaggaagaaaggagtctccccggtggcgcggcttggtgtggtccggttggcccatagcacggcaggcagctcgtcgacccaccccttcccgtgcttttcgagcacgtcgtaggcccgggttttgagcccttttagtatctccgtgttggcgcgctcgacctgcccgttgctccgGGGATGAGCGAtggaggtgaagcagagcttgatgccgaggtcttcgcagtagtccccgaacagggcacttgtgaactgagtgccgttgtcggtgattaTCCGATTCGGGACACCAAAGTgactagtgatgccgcggatgaactggagcaccgtgttcttggtcaccttgatgactgggaccacctccgaccatttggtgaacttgtcgatggcgacgtagaggtactcatacccccgattgctcgggggaatggacccagaatgtccagcccccagaccgcgaaaggccatgacagggggatggtgtgaagagcctgagctggctggtgaatctgctttgcatggaactggcacgccctgcagcgctgaaccagctcgaaagcatcctggagagctgtaggccagaagaaaccttgccggaaggccttcccgaccaacgtgcggaacgatgcatggccaccacactcgccctcgtggatctcagcgagaagctcgtcgccttctgcccgggtgatgcattttaggaggatgCCACCTGCGCTACgctggtagagatccccatctactatggcatagcgtttggactgccgagcaactctttcggcagacgcctcatccccggggaggaacttttccttcaagtaccctcggatatcgtccatccacgaggtatcttgagaacaatcagcaagcacagtgcactcgccggacggtggcaccctgatggggcttcccactgaggacgccgccggggtcccctgaattgagctcgaggtttccccttcgtcccgttcggcaggcaggacggaaggccgtgtgagtctttcttcaaagattccgGCAGGGACGTGCACACGGGAGGAGGCTAAGCGGGAGAGgacgtcggccagagcgttgtcacggcgcgggatgtaccgcaactccaggctgtcgaagcgcttctccagcttcctgactgccgccacgtacgccgccatttgaggatccgtgcactggtactctttagatacttggttgaccaccagctgggagtctcccttaaccaggaggcgatgaatcccgagacccaccgcggctcgaaggccagcgatgagaccctcatattccgccatgttgttggatgcgcgaaactgcagctgcacgacgtaccggagttcttcacccgttggggaggtgagaaccacttcggcccccgtgcctttcagcaagagggaaccgtcgaaatgcatgatccagtacctgggcgcatcgtgcccgggatatgtagagatctcttctgggacgaccacAGGGACAGGCGTCCACTCTGCGatgaagtcagagagtgcctggcttttgatcgcttgGCGACtaacaaagtgcaggtcaaacTCTGCAAGCTCCACCGCCCATTTGACTACATGCCCAGTGCCTTGTCGGTTCCGGAgtatgggccccagtgggtacgtggtaaccaccgagaccttatgcgcctggaagtagtggcgcaacttccgggaagcgacgagcacggcgtagagcagcttctgagcctgggggtaccttgttttggcctcccggaggacttcactgacgaagtacaccggtcgctataCCCGACGGGCCCGgaccgcggcctcacccgagggactgttacagcccccaggctcggcgacacagtcggggctgaccgggtgctcgggttctactccctggttgggaggagccgagtgctcgggctcgaccccctgctcggggggagccaagtactcgggctcgaccccctgctcggggggagccgcgaggacgggggagtgcccgggggcggtcgggagctgggacccagcacctggccccgcgcactcgtcgcgctccaccaccagcaccatgcttacttcctgaggagtggccgatacgtagagtagtagcggctcgccttcggacggagccaccagcacgggtggtgaggtgaaatacttcttcagatcgcggaaggcctgctcggcctcccgcgtccagtcgaaacgatcggccttcttcagaagcttgaagagggggatcccccgctccccaagtttggagataaagcgcccgagggccgccatgcagccggcgagacgctgaacctccttgagtcgagccgggggtcacatctgctcgatggcccggatcttctctggattggcctcgattcctcggctggagaccaagaaaccgaggagcttgcccgccggcaccccgaagacacacttctcggggttgagcttcaggcgggtggtgcagagactgttgaaagtcttggcaaggtcttcgagcagggtggcgcggtctcaggACTTGACCActagatcgtcgatgtaggcctcgacgttgcggccaacctgcgaatcaagcaTGATGCGGATAGCGTGCTGGAAAGAGggcccagcgttgcgcaaaccaaaaggcattgacatatagcaataagtccccaccggagtggtgaaagcagttttttcttcatcctctatggccatgcgaatctggtgataaccagagtttgcatctaaaaaacacaaaagatcacatcccgctgTTGCATCTagaatttgatctatgcggggcaaaggaaaaagaTCTTTTGGTCAAGctttgtttagatcggtgtagtccacgcacatgcggagcttgctgtTGGCCTTCAGGATGataactgggttcgccagccacccggggtggaggacctctcagaTAAATCCGgtatcaaggagcttgctgacctgctcccggatgaattcttggcgctcaggcgcctgccgccggaccttctgcttcaccgggcgtgtgtccggacgcacagccaagtgatgctcgatcacctcacTAGGGATctcgggcatgtcggacggctgccatgcaaacacgtcggcgttagcctggaggaaggcgacgagcgcgctttcctatttgccacccaggtaaccgccgattcggacgacctgggaggcgtcttcgcccatcacgacctcctttgtaggaacggaggcgtcggcagcgagtcggggtttggatgaagagggtcccggccCCCCTGGAcaaccttcgacctcggcctgagctgagaccaaggccagagatgactgctcggcgcaggagacggcaccgccggagtcagcggtcacggagatggggcctgctgggcccggcatcttgaccgtgagatacgtATAGTGCACAGCCATCATGAACTTAGCAAGcaccggacgcccgaggatggcattgtaggggagggggagctccacgacgttgaagaggacgttctccgtgcggaagttgtcccgactcccgaaggtcacgggcagctcgacctgcccgaggggcagggagtgcccgggtgtcaccccgcagaatggaagcgatggttttaggcgcctggagggcacctgcagcttctcgaaggcctccttggagaggaggttgaggcctgcgcccccgtcgatcagcaccctgccgacccttacattgcagatggtgggggacactaccaagggtagtcgccccacgcctgcggTACTGGTGGGGTGATCGGCTAtactgaatgtgatcggggcgtccgaccatctcaggggccttgtggcctcttcgctcggggttgccaaGCATACCTCTcaccgcatggtcttgatgccgcgccgcgaggaaggcgtataggcgcctccgtcgatgaaggcgacggtgtgctcgggctcctgaaaacCAAGCTCTGCGTTGCCGGGGGTGGCCTCgacgtcgcctcccccgcgggactcgtcactctccctttggcgctgctcgacgaggcccttgaccgtacgacactacGCGAGGTCATGGCATCTGAtctggtggattgggcaccatttgcGTGGCTcaggccccgcaggagcgggggcccttgctggagcgggagcccgggcgggggccggagcccttgcgggagccggagccctcgcgggagccggagccctaggaggggcccgggCCGGGactctcgcgggcgcaggccgtctgtcagCGGCCacccggcgttcttgccggcggtcgggctcttggacCGACgtacgggcggggccctgggccggctcgacgggagcagcctcgcgcctccttctctttttcttttcccgcctgtcggagcgggaagaacttggttgatcagcggcggggcgctcggggcgcggAGCTTGCCAAGCCCGCGCAtccgccgccttagcgcacttgtcggccagcgcgaagagttctgcagtggtctcgatctcatgcgtacctagcttctcgagcatccgctcgtcgcggacgccctgccggaaagcaatgATAACAAagtggggggttatccgtgggATAGTGTTgtgaacctggctgaaacgctgaataAAGCACTGCAGCATCTCCCTCTCCTGCTGCTTGATGGCATGGAGGTcacactccaagccggggcgcgtgaacgtgccctgaaaattagctaCGAattggtggcagagatcatcccaggagctaatagatcctggcggtaagttcatgagccaagaacgggcagagcccctcaaggcaacatggaaataattagtcatcaccttttcgctgcccccggccgcttggacggccgtagtgtatatctggaggaactcaacggggtcgatggacccgtcgtacttctccggcagctcagggcagaacttggagggccatttgacccgacggagttcgctagtgaaggcacggtAGCTGGTGCCGTACCCTATGGcgcgggtggcattcctgggcggtgaacgccggcgagccagGGAACCCTGGTGATCataggccggcaaagaggaagcctggtcctcagcttcggcctcctgccgggtctcccgctggtgctcgagagtgacacgcgcatcttcgaggcccctccgctcgttgagacgtaagcggaggtcctgggcttcggactcggccaggggggcggctctccgcctggaggccccctggCCTGTGCGAACGTTACCCGACGATGGGCCAGTTCTGGCGGCgtcacgctgggtggtggcgcgagaattcTCGGCCAGTACATGCTGgcgggcagtgccgaccagggcagcgacttcctgGAGCTAGCGGCCCTTCGGGGTTTCCGCCGTCGCTTGGACAGGCgaatgcctgaggagagcgtgcgccgcaagcagcgcgctcccggggttGGCCTCGCCGAAAGTGAGCCTACGCCtgagaggcacccggcgctgtccagatgcggacctggcggcaggggTTTCCACCaccggctgggggtcggatggtacaccggcgacggcgacggtggccctgctgggcccagcgccttggtccccttgggaggggaacgccgcgcgtgcagatcgtggctactgctgggacgcagcagcggctagggcctcctgtgcgaggggttgcatttccccgctggaactggagccggaacgctggaggcgatgaccaccggccattttttctgcggaagaaaacaaacaaacagattcagggatgcttcccccctacctggcgcgccagctatcggaggattaactccagtcgtagggatcctgagagacccctttttagagattcagccggggggatgatcctgaataagttcatcggagaaataaatgggaatgaatgcaacagccggtggtggtggcgtgacctagtgcaagaagaactaaatgcaccggagtttagatagg
It encodes:
- the LOC133901485 gene encoding uncharacterized protein LOC133901485, which encodes MDAVAELGPADVAAEKGPANAVAETETQLPPGCPAPSEPTPSAPSAGRVTAWQFSEAPSPPGESRRGPSAQLPPSQPAEPLPVMLGSTREVIGRLEAAVAEEIAQREAERAALATERAQLAAARAANEDERHTTQEGRKALEEARAEVARERKALEDTHTENSYPSL